One Primulina huaijiensis isolate GDHJ02 chromosome 8, ASM1229523v2, whole genome shotgun sequence genomic region harbors:
- the LOC140982919 gene encoding ATP synthase subunit delta', mitochondrial-like, whose translation MQRQASRFILSRASAAAMRWHRPLSTDLPAEAAGDSKFVDAWKKVVLNIDPPKTPSSYMAPRPPTPSTIPSKLTVNLVLPYDSILAAKEVDMVIVPATTGQMGVLPGHVATIAELKPGILSVHEGNDVTKYFLSSGFAFVHANSVADIIAVEATPVDRIDANLVQKGLAEFQQKLSSATTDVEKAEAQIGIDVHSALNAALTG comes from the exons ATGCAGAGACAGGCTTCGCGATTCATCCTGAGCCGAGCTTCCGCTGCCGCGATGAGGTGGCATCGCCCATTATCGACTGATCTCCCGGCGGAGGCGGCGGGTGACTCTAAGTTCGTTGACGCTTGGAAGAAAGTTGTCCTGAATATTGACCCGCCGAAAACCCCCTCTTCGTACATGGCGCCACGTCCCCCGACGCCGTCCACCATTCCCTCTAAGCTCACCGTTAATTTAGTTCTTCCTTACGATTCCATCTTGGccgccaaagag GTTGATATGGTCATAGTCCCAGCGACTACCGGACAGATGGGTGTTTTACCGGGTCATGTAGCTACTATTGCTGAACTAAAGCCTGGTATTTTATCAGTTCATGAGGGTAACGATgtaacaaaatattttctgaGCAGTGGGTTTGCGTTTGTCCACGCAAACTCTGTTGCCGATATAATAGCTGTTGAGGCCACACCAGTTGACCGCATCGATGCAAATCTAGTTCAGAAAGGTCTTGCTGAGTTCCAACAAAAGCTAAGTTCAGCAACAACTGATGTTGAGAAGGCAGAAGCACAAATCGGCATAGATGTACACAGTGCTCTCAATGCTGCTCTTACAGGTTAA
- the LOC140982920 gene encoding dirigent protein 22-like, translating to MKKINLFLFVTLYTLIHASTILCHGPEPVEVWFRNLKKPSVPKTAVIQFYVQDFVGGPRQSAWQVAQASITPTSPTNFGRLIVADSLLTVGTDLNSAPIGRGQGLIGYSDLNDPAVSSSINYVFTSGKYNGSTLSMFGRNPLSAAGDRELSIVGGTGVFRLARGIATVRTYLDFDATGHGVFNYTLYVIYP from the coding sequence ATGAAGAAAATTAATCTGTTTCTGTTTGTTACACTATACACACTAATACATGCATCGACAATATTGTGTCACGGCCCCGAACCCGTAGAAGTCTGGTTCCGAAACCTAAAGAAACCGTCGGTACCGAAAACCGCCGTGATCCAGTTCTACGTTCAAGATTTCGTAGGTGGTCCTAGGCAATCAGCTTGGCAAGTAGCCCAAGCTAGCATTACTCCGACTTCACCGACCAATTTCGGCAGACTCATCGTGGCAGATAGCTTACTAACCGTCGGAACCGATTTAAACTCGGCACCCATCGGGCGAGGTCAAGGGTTGATCGGTTATTCAGATTTGAACGACCCGGCGGTATCTTCGAGTATTAACTACGTTTTCACTAGTGGTAAATACAACGGGAGCACACTCTCCATGTTCGGAAGAAACCCACTATCTGCTGCCGGTGATCGGGAGTTATCTATAGTTGGTGGTACCGGTGTTTTTAGATTAGCACGAGGTATAGCTACCGTCCGTACTTACTTAGATTTTGATGCCACGGGGCATGGCGTTTTCAATTATACTTTGTATGTCATTTATCCTTAG
- the LOC140982992 gene encoding superoxide dismutase [Fe], chloroplastic-like, which yields MAATAATATNIPLSCGLFSSQGFFGSTRGIQTRKSEKLNVRGAAGGVIKAIIELKPPPYPLDALEPHMSRETFEYHWGKHHRAYVDNLNKQIVGTELDGKPLEKIIIDTYNKGDFLPPFNNAAQAWNHEFFWGSMKRGGGGEPSGELLNLINRDFGSFDAFVKEFKAAAATQFGSGWAWLVYKANRLDVGNAVNPRPSDEDKKLVVVKSPNAVNPLVWDYSPLLTLDVWEHAYYLDFQNRRPDYISIFMEKLVSWEAVSSRLETAKAQAAEREREELKKRENKETDRPRSEATEVYLESDADAAEVE from the exons ATGGCTGCGACTGCGGCAACAGCCACTAATATTCCACTGAGTTGCGGGTTATTTTCCTCCCAAG GATTTTTTGGGTCGACTCGCGGCATCCAAACGAGGAAGAGTGAG AAATTGAATGTAAGAGGAGCTGCTGGCGGTGTGATAAAGGCCATAATTGAACTTAAGCCACCACCTTACCCGTTG GATGCTTTGGAACCTCACATGAGCCGCGAAACATTTGAATACCATTGGGGAAAACATCACAGGGCTTACGTGGATAACCTCAATAAGCAAATAGTTGGTACCGAACTTGATGGCAAACcattagaaaaaataataatcgatACATACAACAAGGGTGACTTCCTCCCACCCTTCAATAATGCTGCCCag GCGTGGAATCATGAATTCTTCTGGGGGTCCATGAAACGAGGTGGTGGAGGTGAGCCATCTGGAGAACTTCTGAATTTAATTAATAGAGACTTTGGTTCTTTTGATGCATTTGTCAAAGAATTCAAGGCAGCTGCAGCAACTCAATTTGGTTCTGGTTGGGCTTGGCTCGTGT ACAAAGCAAATAGACTTGACGTAGGAAatgcggtgaatccccgaccaTCAGATGAAGATAAAAAGCTTGTGGTCGTGAAGAGTCCAAATGCTGTAAATCCTCTAGTATGGGATTACTCT CCGCTGCTTACTCTAGACGTTTGGGAG CACGCATACTACCTCGATTTTCAG AACCGACGTCCGGATTACATATCCATCTTCATGGAGAAGCTTGTATCTTGGGAAGCGGTTAGTTCGAGGCTTGAAACAGCGAAAGCTCAAGCTGCTGAGAGGGAAAGAgaggagttgaagaaaagagaaAACAAAGAGACGGATAGACCGCGTTCAGAGGCGACTGAAGTGTACTTGGAAAGTGATGCAGATGCTGCTGAGGTTGAGTGA
- the LOC140982739 gene encoding pentatricopeptide repeat-containing protein At1g02060, chloroplastic: MNFRRKIFQFKLSYCTSVFPSNLTQVFRQPPPFSAFAVSAVVAPDKKSKKDESHDSKPTKTKKARTMARLINAAAAWSVRLESFLCTTTPLSQTTVLQTLRLVKTPSKALRFFNWAEGSGFTHTHHSYFIMLEILGRARNLNAARNFLISIPKKSNHVVQLTDKFFNSLIRSYGDAGLFQESLKVFKLMKSMGISPSVVTFNCLFLILLKSGRMRTVLDLYHEMLSTYGVNPDLYTFNILIRGFCRNSRIDEAFRIFKEIEKFDCTPDLLTYNTIVDGLCRDGKVNMARNVVDGMQKKGENLKPNVISYTTLIRGYCGKGEIGEAMDVFRKMVDLGIKPNEITYNTIIQGLCESQNFDMVKEILGKCDGGDVGLVPDTCTFNTVMNAHCNGGNLDEALRVFEKMTELNVKQDSATYSMLIRAVCKKGNFNVAEKLLDELFEKEILLCEDGCTPVAAAYNPIFRNLCANGKTKKAERVFRQLMKRGIQDPPAYKTLILGHCKEGTVEDGHKLLVLMLRRSFVPDAEIYESLIEGLLCKGQPNLAYDTLEKMSNGSHLPRTSTFHRVLMELVKKDSSHESACLIMLMLDKQIRPNINLSTDAIKVIFRSGAQKKAFQLVRSLYKNGYIVHIEELIVSLCKDRKFMEASELLVFSLENDQTVDIAICNTVLTGLCKGHRLSEAFNLYYELLEKGIEQPSSCIEELRIGLEAEGKLREAEFVAKRLLN, translated from the coding sequence ATGAACTTCAGGAGGAAAATCTTCCAATTCAAGCTCTCGTACTGCACCTCTGTCTTCCCTTCAAATCTCACGCAAGTATTCCGCCAACCGCCTCCGTTTTCCGCCTTCGCCGTCTCTGCTGTGGTCGCACCCGATAAGAAATCAAAGAAAGATGAATCTCATGATTCCAAGCcaacaaaaacaaagaaagcCCGAACCATGGCCAGGCTCATCAACGCCGCCGCCGCTTGGTCGGTCCGACTCGAGTCCTTCCTCTGCACCACCACCCCGCTCTCCCAAACAACCGTTCTCCAAACTCTCCGCCTTGTCAAAACCCCTTCCAAAGCCCTTCGGTTTTTCAATTGGGCGGAAGGTTCTGGCTTTACACACACCCATCACTCCTACTTCATCATGCTCGAAATTCTTGGCCGGGCTCGTAACCTCAATGCGGCTCGGAACTTCCTAATTTCTATACCCAAGAAATCCAACCATGTTGTACAGCTGACTGACAAGTTTTTCAACAGCTTGATTCGTAGTTATGGTGATGCTGGGCTTTTTCAAGAATCTTTAAAGGTATTTAAGCTAATGAAATCAATGGGCATTTCTCCTTCAGTTGTTACTTTTAATTGTCTGTTCTTGATTTTGCTCAAAAGTGGAAGGATGAGAACGGTTTTGGATCTATATCATGAAATGCTTAGCACATATGGAGTGAATCCGGATTTGTATACCTTTAATATCTTGATAAGAGGCTTTTGTAGGAACTCGAGGATTGATGAAGCATTTAGGATCTTTAAAGAGATAGAGAAATTTGATTGTACACCGGATTTGTTAACGTACAATACGATTGTTGATGGTTTGTGTAGAGATGGAAAGGTGAACATGGCACGTAATGTGGTTGATGGTATGCAAAAGAAAGGGGAGAATTTGAAGCCAAATGTTATTAGCTACACTACTTTGATTCGAGGGTATTGCGGAAAAGGAGAAATTGGCGAGGCTATGGATGTGTTCAGAAAAATGGTTGACCTTGGCATCAAGCCGAATGAAATCACTTATAATACGATTATTCAAGGGCTCTGTGAATCTCAGAACTTTGATATGGTAAAAGAGATTTTAGGGAAATGTGATGGAGGGGATGTGGGATTGGTGCCAGACACGTGTACTTTTAACACGGTGATGAATGCTCATTGCAATGGGGGGAATTTGGACGAGGCTCTGAGAGTTTTTGAGAAGATGACGGAACTGAATGTTAAACAAGATTCAGCCACGTATAGTATGCTGATTAGGGCTGTGTGTAAAAAGGGAAATTTTAACGTGGCAGAGAAGTTGCTTGATGAGTTATTTGAGAAGGAAATTTTGTTGTGTGAAGATGGTTGCACGCCTGTTGCTGCAGCGTACAATCCCATTTTTCGTAATTTATGTGCAAATGGGAAGACTAAGAAAGCTGAGAGAGTGTTCAGGCAGCTAATGAAACGAGGGATACAAGATCCTCCGGCTTataaaactttgattttgggGCATTGTAAGGAAGGGACGGTTGAAGATGGGCATAAACTCTTGGTCTTGATGTTGAGGAGAAGTTTTGTCCCTGACGCCGAGATTTATGAATCACTAATAGAAGGTCTTCTATGTAAGGGTCAACCAAACCTCGCCTACGACACCTTGGAAAAGATGTCGAATGGTTCCCACCTTCCAAGAACATCCACATTCCACCGTGTTCTTATGGAACTTGTCAAAAAggattcttctcatgaatcggCTTGCTTGATTATGCTAATGTTAGACAAACAGATTAGACCAAACATCAATCTCTCAACAGATGCAATCAAAGTGATCTTCAGGAGTGGTGCACAGAAAAAGGCATTTCAGCTTGTTAGGAGTCTCTATAAAAATGGTTACATAGTCCATATAGAAGAACTGATTGTGTCACTTTGCAAGGATAGAAAGTTCATGGAGGCAAGTGAATTGCTCGTGTTCAGCCTGGAAAATGACCAGACTGTCGATATTGCCATATGCAATACTGTTTTAACGGGTCTCTGTAAAGGCCACAGGCTATCAGAAGCATTCAACCTGTACTATGAATTGTTAGAGAAGGGTATAGAACAACCTTCAAGCTGCATTGAAGAGTTGAGAATCGGTCTCGAAGCTGAAGGAAAATTGAGGGAAGCCGAATTCGTTGCCAAAAGATTACTGAACTAA